The genomic region TAAAATAATAGTAAGCATACTCATGACTTTTCAAATGAATAATTCTATAAGATGATTTAAATAGAAGGAAGGGGGAGTAAATTGAACATCGTAACAACATTAACTGTGAATGAGAAAAAGAAAAATGAGCTAATTGGTTTATTCAATGGTGATACCTTTCATTTCTTCTCAACTGTAGAAGAAGCGTACGATAAGTTGGAAGAAGCAGAGGTTCTGGTGACCTATGGAGATGACATTAACCTTGATGTATTGAAGGAAGCGAAAAAGCTAAGATGGATTATGGTAATGTCAGCGGGTATAGATAAACTTCCTTTCCAAGAAATTAAGAAACGAAACATACTTGTGACAAATGTAAGAGGCATTCATAAGATTCCTATGGCTGAATACACGCTGAGCATGATGTTACAAGTAAGTAAACATTTAAAAAGTGTATTTGATCAAGAAAAAAATCATGAGTGGAAGCGTCTATCAATGAATGAGCTATATCAGAGGAATGTTTGTATAATTGGCGTTGGAGCAATTGGTGGACAAATTGCAAAGTTATGTAAGTCCCTCGGAATGAATACATATGGAATTAATACGAGTGGAAAAGAAGTAGAGTTTGTCGACGAAGTCGGTAAGCTCGATAGACTAGAAGATTTCTTAGCACATGCTGATTTTGTTGTATCAATATTACCAAGTACTGAGGATACGAGATATATATTAACAAAAAGGCATTTTCAATTAATGCAGGAAACTTCAATTTTTATTAATATCGGCAGAGGTGACGTAATACGGGAATCAACTCTACTTGAAGTAATGAACGAAAAGCTAATTAGTCATGCCGTACTAGATGTGTTTGAAAACGAACCATTAGAGGAAGATCATCCTTTTTGGAAGATGGAGAATGTTACGGTAA from Bacillus sp. BGMRC 2118 harbors:
- a CDS encoding D-2-hydroxyacid dehydrogenase; the encoded protein is MEGRGSKLNIVTTLTVNEKKKNELIGLFNGDTFHFFSTVEEAYDKLEEAEVLVTYGDDINLDVLKEAKKLRWIMVMSAGIDKLPFQEIKKRNILVTNVRGIHKIPMAEYTLSMMLQVSKHLKSVFDQEKNHEWKRLSMNELYQRNVCIIGVGAIGGQIAKLCKSLGMNTYGINTSGKEVEFVDEVGKLDRLEDFLAHADFVVSILPSTEDTRYILTKRHFQLMQETSIFINIGRGDVIRESTLLEVMNEKLISHAVLDVFENEPLEEDHPFWKMENVTVTPHISSITSRYLPRAFAIFEENLRTYKTGGKILLNQVNLDRGY